A segment of the Acidobacteriota bacterium genome:
TCATTGGAAAGTCTGTCTGCCCTGACCTGCATCATTCCGTGCGATTAACATTTTGCGGCGCAGACTCGTAGTGTTCAATAGGGGACGTTGTTGAAATAGTGGAATTACCCGGTCTGGTGTTTCTCTCGACGCCTAGAGTGGAAGGAAAAGTCCAGGATACCGTTGTGGGAACTGCTTGGTGCAACCATTCGGACGCATTTTGAGGACGCATCGCCGTGTCTGTGCCTGCGAATGTGCCGAAGTGCTCGGGAAGGCATCTGCTTTGCCGTTTTGGTCAGTCAGGAATAACAAACTGGGAGAGTTATTTCACTAATTCAAGAACGTCCCCATTTTTCCCCCGAGCGTCGAAAGCGTCCGAGCCGGTGGTCATCCGCGGTCGAGGAAGGAGTCGATGGCAAACTACATGCAGGTCATGAGCTTCCTGGAGTAGCGGGGCAGGGGCTGGCCCGTGATGCGCAGGGCAATGCGTGGGTTCAATAGGACCGAGCCCGAAATCGTTCACGACGACCGGGCCAAGCGCGTCAGGGTAACCTTCCACCTCGCCTCACCCGAGGCATGAAGTGCAATTCCGAATCGCCAACACCTTCATCGACAGCCTCGCCAAGCTCACTGGCAACGAGCAGAAGGCGGCAAAGACCACTGCCTTCGATCTTCAATTGAATCCGGCTCGGCCCGGATTGCGATTCCACAAGCTGGATAAATCCCAAGATCCCAATTTCTGGTCCGTCCGCGTCAGCCGCGATGTCCGAATGATTGTGCACCGAGACCAGAACAGCCTGATGCTCTGTTACGTGGATCACCACGACAGCGCCTATAAATGGGCTGAGCGGCGCAAACTGGAAACCCACCCCAAAACGGGCGCGGCCCAACTGATTGAATTGCGAAAAACGATTCAAGAAATCACCGTGCCCAGTTGTGCGGCAACGGATCAGGAAGTGTCACCCAAGCCACCCCTCTTTTCAGGCATCTCCGAGAACGATCTGCTGAGCTACGGCGTCCCGGCTGAATGGTTGGACGATGTACGCAACGCCAATGAGGACAATTTTCTGGAACTGACCGATCATCTGCCGAGCGAGGCAGGGGAGGCACTGCTCGAGTTGGCTGTAGGTGTAACGCCGCAAATCGTTCAGCCGGAAGTTTCGGCCGCCGTTCCCTTTGAAATATCCGAGTCCCGGAAAGTAGCAGAATCCACAGCGCAATACGGGGTAGCCGCCGATCCATTCGATCATCCTGACGCACAGCGCCGCTTCCGGTTGATGAGCAATATGGAAGAACTGGAGCGCGCCCTCGACTATCCCTGGGACAAGTGGGCAGTCTTTCTTCATCCCGCGCAACGGCAAATCGTGGAGACCGACTACGGCGGCCCGTTTCGCGTGGCCGGTGCCGCCGGCACAGGAAAGACCATCGTGGCAATCCACCGGGCCGTGTTTCTCACGCGCGCCAACCCGCACGCCAGGGTTCTGCTAACCACGATTTCAGACACTTTGGCTGATGTTCTGCGGACGAAACTCCGGCGGTTGATTTACAACGAGCCTCGGCTTGCAGAACGTCTGGAAGTCGACGCCATCGACAGGGTTGGCGAGCGGCTCTTTCGTGCTCAGCTCGGCCGCCCAAGGATCGCCAACCGCGAAATGGTTCGGGACCTACTTACGAGAACTGCCGGAGAAGCAGAGACACCGCACCAATTCAGCTCTCGATTCCTGTTGAGCGAGTGGGACAACGTCGTTGACGCCTGGCAGTTGGATCATTGGGAAGCCTACCGAGACGCAAAGCGGCTTGGCCGCAAGACACGCTTGCCTGTAGAACAGCGCATGACGCTCTGGTCCCTCTTTGCACGGGTCAAGGCTGAACTTCGGGACCGTGGTCTGCGCACCCAGGCCGAACTGTTCAGCTTGCTGGTGGCGACTCTCAAGGATCGACGGAACCCACCGTTCGACTTCGTGATCGTGGACGAGGCACAGGACGTCAGCGTTGCCCAACTGCGTTTTCTGGCGGCATTGGGTGCCCACAGGCCAAACGGCCTCTTTTTTGCAGGCGACTTAGGGCAGCGGATCTTTCAAACGCCGTTTTCCTGGAAAGCGCTGGGGGTCGATGTTCGGGGAAGATCTCAGACTCTCAAACTCAACTATCGAACCTCCCATCAGATCCGGATGCAGGCAGATCGATTGCTCGGTCCCGAACTTGCCGATGTCGATGGCAACGTAGAGGATCGGCGCGGGACGGTCTCAGCCTTCAGTGGCGAACGCCCGGCAATTCATCTGTTCGAGACCGAGCAAGAAGAAGGTGCGGCTGTTGCCGCATGGTTGCGGGAACGCCGAGACAGCGGTGTGGGGACTCAGGAAATGGCAATATTCGTGCGCTCGGGGAAGGAACTTGACCGAGCGCGCCGGGCGGTCCGCGACGCCGGGTTCTCGTTCCAGGTCCTGGATGAAGGCGTGGAGACGAACAACGACTGCGTATCAATCAGCACCATGCACCTAGCTAAAGGATTGGAGTTCCGCGCTGTTGCGGTCATGGCTTGTGACGACGAGGTGATTCCACTACAGGAACGGATCGAAACCGTCGCGGATGACGCGGACCTCGAGGATGTCTACAGCACAGAGAGACACTTGCTTTATGTCGCCTGCACCCGTGCTCGGGACTATTTGATGATATCGGGAGTCGCCCCCGCGTCCGAGTTTCTGGATGACTTGCAGATGTGACTTTGGCCTGTGTTCGTCAAGCGGGATGAAAGGGCTTCTATAAATCGACCGCACCCATCTTGCCCGGATCATTTTTCTCAATGGAGTACGGTCCGGAAAGCCTCAACAGGCTGAACAACAAACCTCGAAGAAGCTCTCTCAATAGATCCTTTTCAAAGGAGAGGATTTATTGATAGGTCACAAAAGGCTTTATCGACGTTTACGTTGGCGTGCGAGTTTTGCCTTGGCGATTATTGCAGCGAAACCAATTGCACTGTCGACAGACCGTGTTTGATCTATGCAGTAGTTCAGGGACTTTCCAAGAGTATAGTCATCAAAACCAGATGAAATCACATCATCCGTCCATGAATCAACCGTACCCCGGTGAATTTGATTGGACCGCTGAGAAGGCGAATCTCTACCTAACTTCCCAGCTTGCTTTTCTGAACGACGATCCTGAAATGCCAATCCTTTCTGTCGCGGTTCATTGCCACTACGTGTAGTTGTCACATCTCTTTTTGTTTCCGCCCGCTGCCTAGGATCTGGAAGTTGAGAAAACACAATTCTATCCTGTAGGTTTGACTTGCGCTTGGCCAGAATCGTCTGGCCAAAAGGCAATTCAAACCACTGCCAAACGGCATCACGTGAAGCGTATTCCGTACCTACTGAGGTTAGGGGTCCTAGCCCGGCAATCGCGAGCTTACCGTTAAACCATCCTATTGAAGAATTCTGCCTAGCAGGTGGATCCCAGTTTCCAAGATCAGGGTATGTGAAACTGTCTTGATGTTGGCCGCGAGAAATGGCAGCTAGCCTCTTTGCCTCACTGACAATATAACTATGGTCCTGCAAGGGCCAATCGGGCTCCCGCCTCGAAATCACGCCCAGTAGTGCGCCTCCCATAGTGGCAATAGTGTCGGTATCACTCTCAAGTTCATTAACCGCAGTTTGTAAAGCGTCTTCTACTTCAAAATTACGAAAAAGATACGCGAGTACAATTGCTGCGAGTGCGGTTTTCAATCCAGATCCCCGGAACTGTGGCTTCAAGCATCCCAATTGCCTAACTATCTGCTTGTAGCCTTCTACGGGTGAAGAGTCTTTCAACTCTGTGACAAACTCAAGATCCCGTAGACCATCATCCCTGATCTTTGTAACTGCACGACTTAATGACACCCCTGCACTAGTTTCCCACGCCGGCTTCCAAAAAGCGGCTAGCTGAGGTTCTTCTGCAACCAGGCGAGGCAGGTCCAAGAACCGATCAATGTAAACTGCCCATTCTTCGGGTCTCGGCAATTCACGTTTCCTAAATGCATCTTCCAAGCAGAGAGCATGAAAAATAGCTCCACAGAATCCATGCGGATGGCCGTGAGTGACAATAGCATCCCTTAGGACGTCCACAATCAAGGAATCACCGCCGCTCGACGAGGACCAAACATGTGGCTGAATTCTCATGGCAGCCCCGTTACCACCACTATCTGTATACTTCTTTCCGCCGCGATTGTAGAAATTGGAATACCAATTCACGCTACGTCGTGACAAGCTAACTGCTGCAGTTTTGGTTCCCAGGCCGGCACCCAGAGCGTATGTTGGCCACACCGTCAATTCTACCTTCGCAAATGCCTCTACATCGAATGATCCGTCTCCGCGAATCGACCTTGCGACGGCAAGCCTTATTTGAGTGTCGTCGGAATATGTTCCAGCCAACAGATTCACCCTTGGGCCACCTCGACCACCGATGATGCGTTTCCACGCTACAGGTTTAGTTATTCTACTAACCCCTGTTCGTCGAACTACACCCCTGAGCCCGTGCGACAACTCGGTGATCCAACCTAATGCATCGCCAGTTGCCGCCCAAAGTGCAGATTGGACAACAGCCCGTTCCCGCGCAACATGCGGTGTTGATTCCCATGTTGAAGATTGGTTTTCGAGATTCAATTTGGGCGTCCTTTGAATTTTGCACTTGACACAATCACATCGACGTCGTCCAAGCCAAACTCTTGGAGCCACCCACCTACCACGTCGTGATGATCGTTTTCCTCTACATAAATACACTTGAGATACTTCGTATCCAGTGAATTAGGATAAAGAACTTCAGCCTGTTCGCAGGTTGGCAAATGGGTTGGTCTACCTAGGCGCATCACAGACCACCGTTCTTTGCGATGTACGACTGGTGCAAAAAGTGCTTGTAATCCGTGCGCTCCAACACCACGCTTACACAGCTGGTAGGAATTGTTGGTCGTTGCGAAGAGCACGTCGTCATGAGTCATAATGGTGGAGCCAAACTCTAGAATGCACCACCATACATCGGCATTATTGTGCCAGCGTTTGGATACCCCTAGAAACCGCGTATTGATCTCAGAAATAGACAGATTTACATAATCTAGCCAATTCGCGCTTTTGTCAAAATCGGCTGCGGCTTCCGGACGCCTTGCAGCATTAACATGCAAGACATGCTCCAATAAATTTTCACTTTGAAGCCTGCAACGTGACAATAGTGCTTTGACAGCAAGCGTACCTACCAACCCTCGATTGGTTGTAAAGTGCAACGCGCTCTCAATCCCTCGCTGACGGATAATTTCTTGTAAGCTCAAACCCCTATCTCACGAAATGTACCGTCCACAAAATAGCTCACAAGTCTGGATTCCTCTCCTGGCTTGTAACCTATGACAACTTCCTTTCTTGCTCGGGCAACGGCAACGGCAAGGAGACGGCGAAGCACAAACACTCTGTCGTCAACTTCCACGTCATCATGGGGCGTATTTTTATCGTTGAGGCCAAGAATGAATACATAGTCAAATTCGAGGCCCTTTGCAGAATTAAACGTAGAAAGTGCTACGTTCTCCGGCCCGTCTGGCCACTCTGATTTACGTGTAATGCCCACGTAAGGAATGTTATGGATCTTCAAACGGCGCTCAATTTCTGAGAACCATTTTCCACCCTTCGGTTTCAAAAAGGCGACCGATTCTCGCCCCAGATCGACCTTATCGATAATATAGTTTATAGCCCATTCAGCTTGTTTATTGTATAGCCCATGGAGCACAATCGGCAGTTGCCCCTGCCTTTGAGCGGCGTGTAAATTTGGCAGAGCTCCGTCTCCTTCGACGCTTATTCCATCTAGAATTCCAGCAGCAAAGGTAGCTATCTCTCGAGTATTTCGATGATTCGTCCGCAGCATATGTGAGCGCTCCCGCCGTACTAAGTACCCTGCCTCCGCCCAGGTAAATCCTCGAGCGTAAATACGTTGGACTGTATCAATAACAAATGTAATTGCGTGTTCGGCTGCGAGATGATGACGAATAGCCCTCAGTTGATTTGCAGAAAAATCTTGGCTTTCATCGACGACCACAACGTCGTATTCAATAGGATTTTCGGCACGCATCATTTCGATGGAAACCATGTTCCAGTCTAATGCTTGTTGATTGTCCAGCCATGCTTGGTACGGCTCAACAACCTCGGAGAGAATTCGCCGGCGTAACTCTCGTCCTATCCGTGGACGGGTCCCTCGACCAGTCCGTTCCACAGTGATGTAGTCTTCGATGTCTTCGGGAGCGAATCTCCCTGTTAGATACTCGACCTCATTGACGACATAGTCAGGGGTAAGTTCACTTATCCGTTGCGCGGCATTTCTCAAGTGGACCCTCGCTAAGTTGTCTTGGACCTCGGGAATATCAAGGTGTGACATGGCCCATCGGCCGAAAGTTTCAA
Coding sequences within it:
- a CDS encoding UvrD-helicase domain-containing protein, with the protein product MQFRIANTFIDSLAKLTGNEQKAAKTTAFDLQLNPARPGLRFHKLDKSQDPNFWSVRVSRDVRMIVHRDQNSLMLCYVDHHDSAYKWAERRKLETHPKTGAAQLIELRKTIQEITVPSCAATDQEVSPKPPLFSGISENDLLSYGVPAEWLDDVRNANEDNFLELTDHLPSEAGEALLELAVGVTPQIVQPEVSAAVPFEISESRKVAESTAQYGVAADPFDHPDAQRRFRLMSNMEELERALDYPWDKWAVFLHPAQRQIVETDYGGPFRVAGAAGTGKTIVAIHRAVFLTRANPHARVLLTTISDTLADVLRTKLRRLIYNEPRLAERLEVDAIDRVGERLFRAQLGRPRIANREMVRDLLTRTAGEAETPHQFSSRFLLSEWDNVVDAWQLDHWEAYRDAKRLGRKTRLPVEQRMTLWSLFARVKAELRDRGLRTQAELFSLLVATLKDRRNPPFDFVIVDEAQDVSVAQLRFLAALGAHRPNGLFFAGDLGQRIFQTPFSWKALGVDVRGRSQTLKLNYRTSHQIRMQADRLLGPELADVDGNVEDRRGTVSAFSGERPAIHLFETEQEEGAAVAAWLRERRDSGVGTQEMAIFVRSGKELDRARRAVRDAGFSFQVLDEGVETNNDCVSISTMHLAKGLEFRAVAVMACDDEVIPLQERIETVADDADLEDVYSTERHLLYVACTRARDYLMISGVAPASEFLDDLQM
- a CDS encoding ADP-ribosylglycohydrolase family protein, which translates into the protein MNLENQSSTWESTPHVARERAVVQSALWAATGDALGWITELSHGLRGVVRRTGVSRITKPVAWKRIIGGRGGPRVNLLAGTYSDDTQIRLAVARSIRGDGSFDVEAFAKVELTVWPTYALGAGLGTKTAAVSLSRRSVNWYSNFYNRGGKKYTDSGGNGAAMRIQPHVWSSSSGGDSLIVDVLRDAIVTHGHPHGFCGAIFHALCLEDAFRKRELPRPEEWAVYIDRFLDLPRLVAEEPQLAAFWKPAWETSAGVSLSRAVTKIRDDGLRDLEFVTELKDSSPVEGYKQIVRQLGCLKPQFRGSGLKTALAAIVLAYLFRNFEVEDALQTAVNELESDTDTIATMGGALLGVISRREPDWPLQDHSYIVSEAKRLAAISRGQHQDSFTYPDLGNWDPPARQNSSIGWFNGKLAIAGLGPLTSVGTEYASRDAVWQWFELPFGQTILAKRKSNLQDRIVFSQLPDPRQRAETKRDVTTTRSGNEPRQKGLAFQDRRSEKQAGKLGRDSPSQRSNQIHRGTVDSWTDDVISSGFDDYTLGKSLNYCIDQTRSVDSAIGFAAIIAKAKLARQRKRR
- a CDS encoding DarT ssDNA thymidine ADP-ribosyltransferase family protein, which translates into the protein MSLQEIIRQRGIESALHFTTNRGLVGTLAVKALLSRCRLQSENLLEHVLHVNAARRPEAAADFDKSANWLDYVNLSISEINTRFLGVSKRWHNNADVWWCILEFGSTIMTHDDVLFATTNNSYQLCKRGVGAHGLQALFAPVVHRKERWSVMRLGRPTHLPTCEQAEVLYPNSLDTKYLKCIYVEENDHHDVVGGWLQEFGLDDVDVIVSSAKFKGRPN
- a CDS encoding AAA family ATPase, with translation MKTLPQISAVSEQLPIISQNRLGVEIICGAAGSGKTSTALLRLKSLFFMFAARRKRQGDPEPIRALVLTFNRTLAGYVRALAEQQVSENMHIDLEIETFGRWAMSHLDIPEVQDNLARVHLRNAAQRISELTPDYVVNEVEYLTGRFAPEDIEDYITVERTGRGTRPRIGRELRRRILSEVVEPYQAWLDNQQALDWNMVSIEMMRAENPIEYDVVVVDESQDFSANQLRAIRHHLAAEHAITFVIDTVQRIYARGFTWAEAGYLVRRERSHMLRTNHRNTREIATFAAGILDGISVEGDGALPNLHAAQRQGQLPIVLHGLYNKQAEWAINYIIDKVDLGRESVAFLKPKGGKWFSEIERRLKIHNIPYVGITRKSEWPDGPENVALSTFNSAKGLEFDYVFILGLNDKNTPHDDVEVDDRVFVLRRLLAVAVARARKEVVIGYKPGEESRLVSYFVDGTFREIGV